A single region of the Salvia miltiorrhiza cultivar Shanhuang (shh) chromosome 8, IMPLAD_Smil_shh, whole genome shotgun sequence genome encodes:
- the LOC130999301 gene encoding uncharacterized protein At5g50100, chloroplastic-like, whose amino-acid sequence MALRGAISVGRRANTRLFSAPRHLRATYNTVSASSPLLKSSPIPNYKSGVRLSIRAVNGSAVDNSPLNKEIGEGSSENWKVKMLYDGECPLCMREVNMLRERNEGYKTIKFVDISSDDYSAEDNQGLDYKTAMGRIHAIQSDGTVVKDVEAFRKLYEAVGLGWVYAITKYEPIASIADAVYGVWAKYRLQVTGRPPLEEVLEARRKKKEMCEDSKVCKM is encoded by the exons ATGGCGTTACGAGGAGCAATCTCCGTCGGAAGACGAGCTAACACCCGCCTCTTCTCCGCCCCTCGTCATCTCCGAGCAACATATAATACTGTCTCTGCTTCGAGCCCTTTGCTCAAGTCATCCCCAATTCCTAATTATAAATCGG GAGTGAGATTGTCGATTCGAGCTGTAAATGGATCAGCTGTGGATAATTCGCCTCTCAACAAAGAAATCGGAGAGGGATCATCTGAGAATTGGAAGGTTAAGATGCTTTATGATGGGGAGTGTCCTTTATGTATGAGGGAG GTTAATATGCTGAGGGAGAGGAATGAAGGATATAAAACTATCAAATTCGTGGACATAAGTTCGGATGACTATAGTGCGGAGGATAATCAAGGCCTTGATTACAAAACT GCAATGGGCCGAATCCATGCAATTCAATCGGATGGGACTGTTGTAAAAGATGTTGAG GCATTCCGAAAACTTTATGAAGCGGTTGGTTTGGGATGGGTTTATGCCATTACAAAATATGAACCT ATAGCAAGCATTGCCGATGCTGTTTATGGAGTTTGGGCTAAATATCGTCTTCAAGTCACAG GCCGACCACCACTAGAAGAAGTTTTGGAGGCTAGGAGGAAAAAG AAAGAAATGTGTGAAGACAGCAAGGTTTGTAAAATGTAG
- the LOC130999388 gene encoding succinate dehydrogenase subunit 7A, mitochondrial-like, whose product MAFLLNKTALSALRFNSLKSNDALALSRRGFHVEPGPREKALLAEDSSLRRFKSHKHGVRRLRVVGDVLTVVVVAGCCYEIYDRAVRREEARKKAT is encoded by the exons aTGGCGTTTTTACTCAACAAAACCGCTCTCTCCGCGCTCCGCTTCAATTCCCTG AAATCCAATGATGCGCTGGCGCTCTCAAGGCGTGGGTTTCATGTGGAGCCGGGGCCGCGCGAGAAGGCT CTCTTGGCGGAGGACTCTTCTCTAAGACGCTTCAAATCACATAAGCATGGAGTACGACGACTCAGAGTTGTAGGAGATGTTCTTACTGTTGTAGTTGTAGCCG GATGCTGCTACGAGATCTATGATAGAGCAGTTAGGCGAGAGGAAGCCCGTAAGAAGGCAACTTAG
- the LOC130998731 gene encoding putative late blight resistance protein homolog R1B-17, whose protein sequence is MAAYAALVSVMNIIEQMMSHPCLSTVFDKKQIISLGEKVDALLDLITNPTIDGGSKEASDLEKQIASAAHAAEDVIESHIVDQIHAEKKQARTNFMLRRWQGRNRPSHKCSLSDLQQIIEEMDGIMRKGAELKEKWLAREEQATHGDMDVVEEKQPLTTTTGKASPVGLEDDVIHIMDKLTIHQPKQQIISIVGMGGTGKTTLALNVYENSFIKEHFHIRAWATVSQQYSAKEIFSKLLSSIGQSGSENDLGLKLHQTLCGRRYLIVLDDIWSVEAWDEVRRYFPDNGNGSRIVLTTRLSDVASDCGSTSCITMKPLKKDQSWVLFCRNAFQQEHCPYPQLESVGNEIVRLCRGLPLSIVVIGGFLLKSPKTVGFWEDVAKNIKSIPTSTEKQEILDVLSLSYSHLPPHMKPCFLYMGIFREDREIRASRIIKLWVAEGFIKPKRAQMLEEIAEGYLNDLVDRNLVLVGRHRSNGKIRSCRLHDLIRDLCLKVSEKDKFFYAKRALDNMTKERRFICHDFIKSDDVPEMSDALKSAQLLRSLVCRGFKLPVVFKLLRVLTVVSDCSAEDVMQNLNLRCLTFRPSYSSLVWLPSSISFIWNLQTLTINAKLVVAPIEIWSLSQLRHVDCTQIYLPRPPPPPNDCVVMGNLQTLIKTVNLRLSEEVCKRIPNTNKLHLIYNDKLEGYEECLFDHLHNLGSLHKLQSLKLVVSTFPNSCNADQLKCAFPVSLKKLSLKNCSLVWNDLTIIGSLPHL, encoded by the coding sequence ATGGCAGCTTATGCAGCTCTGGTTTCTGTGATGAACATCATTGAGCAGATGATGAGCCATCCTTGCCTTTCAACTGTATTCGACAAGAAACAGATTATATCCCTTGGGGAAAAGGTTGATGCCTTGCTCGACTTGATAACCAACCCTACTATTGATGGAGGTAGCAAAGAAGCATCAGATCTGGAGAAACAAATCGCATCTGCAGCTCACGCAGCTGAAGATGTGATTGAATCACACATTGTCGATCAAATTCATGCTGAGAAGAAGCAAGCACGGACCAACTTCATGCTGCGGCGCTGGCAAGGGAGAAATCGACCCAGTCATAAATGCTCGTTGTCGGATCTGCAACAAATAATTGAAGAAATGGATGGTATCATGAGAAAGGGTGCTGAGCTCAAGGAGAAATGGCTAGCGAGAGAGGAGCAAGCTACACATGGTGACATGGATGTTGTGGAGGAGAAACAACctctcaccaccaccaccggaaAGGCTTCTCCGGTGGGACTCGAAGACGACGTGATCCACATCATGGACAAGCTCACCATACATCAACCCAAGCAGCAAATCATCTCGATTGTTGGGATGGGCGGCACGGGTAAGACCACGCTTGCTctaaatgtttatgaaaattcaTTCATCAAGGAACACTTTCACATTCGTGCTTGGGCAACTGTATCTCAACAATACAGTGCAAAAGAAATCTTTTCAAAACTTCTCTCTAGCATAGGGCAAAGTGGAAGTGAAAATGATTTAGGGCTAAAGTTGCATCAGACTTTATGTGGTAGAAGATATCTGATTGTATTAGATGACATATGGAGTGTCGAAGCTTGGGATGAGGTGAGGCGTTACTTTCCTGATAATGGGAATGGAAGTCGGATCGTTTTAACTACTAGGTTGTCGGATGTGGCTAGTGATTGTGGCTCTACTTCTTGCATCACCATGAAACCTTTAAAAAAGGATCAAAGTTGGGTGTTGTTTTGCAGAAACGCTTTCCAGCAAGAACATTGCCCTTATCCTCAACTAGAAAGTGTGGGAAAtgagattgttagattgtgcAGAGGACTACCCTTGTCAATTGTTGTGATTGGAGGGTTTCTTCTCAAATCACCTAAGACAGTAGGATTCTGGGAGGATGTTGCCAAGAATATAAAATCAATCCCCACTTCAACAGAAAAGCAAGAGATCTTAGATGTGTTATCTCTAAGCTATAGTCACTTGCCCCCCCATATGAAACCATGTTTTCTTTACATGGGGATTTTCCGGGAGGACCGTGAGATTCGTGCATCACGAATCATCAAACTTTGGGTTGCTGAAGGATTTATCAAACCGAAGAGAGCTCAAATGTTAGAAGAGATTGCAGAGGGGTACTTGAATGACTTAGTTGACAGGAATCTTGTTCTTGTTGGCAGACATCGATCTAATGGGAAGATTAGGTCTTGTCGACTTCACGATCTGATAAGAGATCTGTGCTTGAAAGTATCTGAGAAAGACAAGTTCTTCTATGCCAAGAGGGCACTCGACAACATGACTAAGGAGCGTCGCTTCATATGTCATGACTTCATCAAGAGTGATGATGTTCCTGAGATGTCTGATGCTCTGAAATCAGCACAGCTTCTTCGTTCTCTAGTATGCAGAGGGTTCAAGCTGCCGGTTGTGTTCAAGTTATTGAGAGTTTTGACTGTGGTTAGCGACTGTTCCGCGGAAGATGTAATGCAGAACTTGAACCTGCGGTGCCTTACTTTCCGACCTTCGTACTCCTCCTTGGTTTGGCTtccttcttcaatatccttcatTTGGAACCTGCAAACATTGACAATTAATGCGAAACTTGTCGTTGCACCAATTGAAATTTGGAGCTTGTCACAACTTAGGCATGTGGACTGCACACAGATTTATCTTCCGcgtcctcctcctcctccaaatGACTGTGTTGTCATGGGAAACTTACAGACACTGATAAAAACAGTAAATTTGAGGTTGAGTGAGGAGGTGTGTAAGAGAATTCCCAACACCAACAAATTGCATCTAATCTACAATGATAAGTTGGAGGGCTATGAAGAATGCTTGTTCGACCATCTCCACAATCTTGGCAGCCTACATAAACTTCAATCACTAAAGCTAGTAGTTTCCACCTTTCCTAACTCATGCAATGCAGATCAGCTCAAGTGTGCATTTCCGGTATCTCTGAAGAAGCTGTCACTGAAAAACTGCAGTCTTGTCTGGAATGATCTGACAATCATCGGTTCTTTGCCCCATTTATAA
- the LOC130998732 gene encoding putative late blight resistance protein homolog R1A-10, whose amino-acid sequence MAAYAALVSLMNNIEQMMCHPRLSTVFDKKQIESIGEKADGLLDLITNCNIDGGSKEASDLESQIASAAHAAEDVIESHIVDQIHAGENPAWMRWCWLWRNSCLWLWRNPCFLDLQQIIEEMDGIMRNGAELKEKWGAREEQATHGEMDAVEEKQPLTTTRKASPVGLEDDVINVMDKLTIHQPKQQIISIVGMGGTGKTTLALNVYENSLIKEHFHIRAWATVSQQYSAQEIFSKLLSSIGQKGSGDELGLKLYQTLCGRRYLIVLDDIWSVEAWDEVRHYFPDNGNGSRIVLTTRLSDVASDCSSSSCFTMKPLKKDQSWVLFCRSAFQQEHCPYPQLESVGNEIVRLCRGLPLSIVVIGGFLLKSPRTVGFWEGVAKNIKSIPNSIEKQEILDVLSLSYNHLPPHLKPCFLYMGIFEEDREIRASRIIKFWVAEGFIKPKRDQMLEEIAEGYLNDLVDRNLVLVGRHRYNGKIRSCRLHDLIRDLCLKVSRKDKFFYFNRALDNMTNERRFICHNFIVSNDVHEMSDALKSAQLLRSLVCRGNKLPPVVFKMLRILNMISDCSEAVVMQNLNLRFLTFQPLASRTLVWLPSSIAFIWNLQTLTINAKLVVAPIEIWSLSQLRHVECTQIYVPHPPPNDCVVMGNLQTLTTAINLRLSEEVCKRIPNTNKLHLIYDDKLEGYEECLFDHLHNLGSLHKLQSLKLGVSTFPNQSSCNADRLKCAFPVSLKKLLLTNCSLVWNDLTIIGSLPQLEALELVDSVKGQKWSPVNGEFLRLRFLSIVDWTCDLRCWDADSSHFPVLEKLRLEGLWHLEEIPLDIGEIPTLEVISVDGCSESAEISAMKIKEEEESLGNEGLEVQISSRKDIDNRKLRDEEVLMHLEEEVRLNIGEISTLVDGCSESADVSAMKIKEEEESLGNEGLQVQISSTKETLTRLSEKIRISFLTLTAAWRYLVKPLDYL is encoded by the coding sequence ATGGCAGCTTATGCAGCTCTGGTTTCTTTGATGAACAATATTGAGCAGATGATGTGCCATCCTCGCCTTTCAACTGTATTCGACAAGAAACAGATTGAATCCATTGGGGAAAAGGCTGATGGCTTGCTCGACTTGATTACCAACTGTAATATTGATGGAGGTAGCAAAGAAGCATCAGATCTGGAGAGTCAAATCGCATCTGCAGCTCACGCAGCTGAAGATGTTATTGAATCACACATTGTCGATCAAATTCATGCTGGAGAGAATCCAGCATGGATGCGGTGGTGCTGGCTATGGAGAAATTCATGCTTGTGGCTATGGAGAAATCCATGCTTCTTGGATCTGCAACAAATAATTGAAGAAATGGATGGTATCATGAGAAATGGTGCTGAGCTCAAGGAGAAATGGGGAGCGAGAGAGGAGCAAGCTACACATGGTGAAATGGATGCTGTGGAGGAGAAACAACCTCTCACCACCACCAGAAAGGCTTCTCCGGTGGGACTCGAAGACGATGTGATCAACGTCATGGACAAGCTCACCATACATCAACCCAAGCAGCAAATCATCTCGATTGTTGGGATGGGCGGCACGGGTAAGACCACGCTTGCCctaaatgtttatgaaaattcaCTCATCAAGGAACACTTTCACATTCGTGCTTGGGCTACTGTATCTCAACAATACAGTGCACAAGAAATCTTTTCAAAACTTCTCTCTAGCATAGGGCAAAAAGGAAGTGGAGATGAATTAGGGCTAAAGTTGTATCAGACTTTATGTGGTAGAAGATATCTGATTGTATTAGATGACATATGGAGTGTCGAAGCTTGGGATGAGGTGAGGCATTACTTTCCTGATAATGGGAATGGAAGTCGGATCGTTTTAACTACTAGGTTGTCTGATGTGGCTAGTGATTGTAGCTCTAGTTCTTGCTTCACCATGAAACCTTTAAAAAAGGATCAAAGTTGGGTGTTGTTTTGCAGAAGCGCTTTCCAGCAAGAACATTGCCCTTATCCTCAACTAGAAAGTGTGGGAAAtgagattgttagattgtgcAGAGGACTACCCTTGTCAATCGTTGTGATTGGAGGATTTCTTCTCAAATCGCCTAGGACTGTAGGATTTTGGGAGGGTGTTGCCAAGAATATAAAATCAATCCCCAATTCAATAGAGAAGCAAGAGATCTTAGATGTGTTATCTTTAAGCTATAATCACTTGCCCCCTCATCTGAAACCATGTTTTCTTTATATGGGAATTTTTGAGGAGGACCGTGAGATTCGTGCATCACGAATCATCAAATTTTGGGTTGCAGAAGGATTTATCAAACCGAAGAGAGACCAAATGTTAGAAGAGATTGCAGAAGGGTACTTGAATGACTTAGTTGATAGGAATCTTGTTCTTGTTGGCAGGCATCGATATAATGGGAAGATTAGGTCTTGTCGACTTCACGATTTGATAAGAGATTTGTGCTTGAAAGTCTCTAGGAAAGACAAGTTCTTCTATTTCAACAGGGCTCTCGACAACATGACTAATGAGCGTCGCTTCATATGTCATAACTTCATCGTGAGTAATGATGTTCATGAGATGTCTGATGCTCTAAAGTCAGCGCAGCTTCTTCGTTCTCTGGTATGTAGAGGGAACAAGCTGCCACCGGTTGTGTTTAAGATGTTGAGGATTTTGAATATGATTAGCGACTGTTCTGAGGCAGTTGTAATGCAGAACTTGAACCTGCGGTTCCTTACTTTCCAACCTTTGGCTTCCCGCACCTTGGTTTGGCTTCCTTCTTCAATAGCCTTCATTTGGAACCTGCAAACATTGACAATTAATGCGAAACTTGTCGTTGCACCAATTGAAATTTGGAGCTTGTCACAACTTAGGCATGTGGAGTGCACACAGATTTATGTTCCCCATCCTCCTCCAAATGACTGTGTTGTCATGGGAAACTTACAGACATTGACAACAGCAATAAATTTGAGGTTGAGTGAGGAGGTGTGTAAGAGAATTCCCAACACCAACAAATTGCATCTAATCTACGATGATAAGTTGGAGGGCTATGAAGAATGCTTGTTCGACCATCTCCACAATCTTGGCAGCCTACATAAACTTCAGTCACTAAAGCTAGGAGTTTCCACCTTTCCTAACCAATCCTCATGCAATGCAGATCGGCTCAAGTGTGCATTTCCGGTATCTCTGAAGAAGCTGTTACTGACAAACTGCAGTCTTGTCTGGAATGATCTAACAATCATCGGTTCTTTGCCCCAATTAGAAGCTCTCGAGCTAGTTGATTCCGTCAAGGGACAGAAGTGGAGTCCGGTTAACGGGGAGTTTCTCCGCCTTAGATTCTTGAGCATTGTTGATTGGACTTGTGATCTGAGATGTTGGGATGCAGACAGCTCCCATTTCCCTGTTTTGGAGAAGCTTAGACTTGAGGGATTGTGGCACTTGGAAGAGATCCCTTTGGATATTGGGGAAATTCCGACACTTGAAGTTATTAGTGTGGATGGATGCAGTGAGTCTGCTGAAATTTCGGCGATGAAAataaaggaagaagaagagagtcTGGGAAATGAGGGCCTTGAAGTTCAAATATCATCAAGGAAAGATATTGACAATCGGAAGCTTAGAGATGAAGAAGTATTGATGCACTTGGAAGAAGAGGTCCGTTTGAATATTGGGGAAATTTCGACACTTGTGGATGGATGCAGTGAGTCTGCTGACGTTTCGGCGATGAAAataaaggaagaagaagagagtcTAGGAAATGAGGGCCTTCAAGTTCAAATATCATCAACGAAGGAGACACTTACCCGGCTGAGTGAAAAAATAAGGATTTCATTTCTAACATTAACTGCAGCCTGGAGATATCTTGTAAAGCCGTTAGATTATCTCTGA